The window TGTGTTTCCCATGTTCAATTATCAGTGTTTTATAAATCTGTAAAAGCATATATAAATTCCAATTTTCAACCTGTTGTGCTTATGTAACTGACTATCATCCCGTCCCATGTAGTTTATCTCAAATTGTTTTCTCACAGTGCATTTGACTCTGAACTTTGTTGGTAAATTATTCTCTGGAATTGTCGTAGTGATATTCTTTTCTGTCATAACCTTTCCTGTTTTATCCACTAAGGtacttaaaaagaaaagtacTTTAAAGAACTCTAGAATATAAAAGTACCCTTTATAATGAAGAAAAAGCTAAACAACAGAGCTTCCAAGAAAGCCAATTACGGGAATTTCTGCATTTAAGGGGTTAAGAAAAAGTTGGGCCAAATGTTACCCAGTGGAATTTGTTGCACTTGTTGTACACTTGAAGTTTTATTTGATGGACTTGAGTAAACTTTTGAATGGTAAACCTGAACATCTGGTTTTAATGATTTGAGCAGGACCCCACCCAGTGCGACTCTTAATGGAGGAGGAGATCATCGTTGATTGACTGTCATGTTTCCCCCGCTGGCATCTCgttctcattctcattctcatCATTTACTGCAAAACTTCTGATCAGAAccattttttaagaaagaaaaatagcaatCAGGTCTAAAAAATCCTTCCTCATATATCTGCATTATCTAGTAGTCTATAAACTTTGGAAGGATCGTACAGAATTAACTGCAATAAATATGTGATTCGTCATCGAGCCATTTCATTTATTATAGATGTCCTAAAATTGCTGACTTCATTTTCTCTTAAATCATTTCACCTAAGCCCTTAGAAAATACTATACATTATGGATTGAAATGGTCGTTTAAGTCATGGATCATGGATGGACTAATTCATGGTGTGAATAACGTGATTGTACCCAATGTAGATTTTTAGGCATTTGAATCATGCACTCCGTTATTAGTATTCTGCATCTCCTATTGGATTTGAGAATGTTCATTTCGGAATGGACTTTCTGAAACAAAATGGGAGGTGATTGGATTTGAGAATGTTCATCTCGGAATGgactttctaaaataaaatgggAGGTGCTGGATTTGATAGTGGAATTGCAGGAAACAAATGTGGACCCTCTGTGTTTCATTACCGTATGTGGACCCTCTATCATGCAAGAATCCGTGTTTTTACTTACCAACTCGGCTATTTCTCCAATTGAGTGAAATGTATGCCGGGTCTCATTTTTAAATTCGTGAAATTTACATGGATTTTAACTGAAAAAAGTGTGTTAGGAGTAGAGGTTATAGAGAGTATTGTttgcatttttctttattaatttatccataacaaacattaaataaatggaCAAACCTTTTCCGTTATTGATGAATAAGTAAAATTTGGCTGACATATGTAAAGAACATAGGGTGATAAATTTCGATAAAGAGAAAATCTTCGCTTATAATAGGCTTGTACAATTCAAACTGAATTAAatggattatttttttcttctgaatatATAACATAACTGTATAATATATTCAAGATTTGAAATCAAAACTATTAATTAAGAAGACTCTATGTTAGTTGATATATGCATTCTATAATGAATTAAATAGATGTTTAATGTAATGTTTGAATACTAAAATCTtccttcagaaaaaaaaaaaaaccttcagCAAGAAAAAGTAATACTAATatcttaaacaaaaaagaaaaaaagagaaggttttaattgttttataagttttaaaattttattaaatttttaaataaacgcTAACAATTATGTctttaatgagtttttttttcttttataaaaaatactaacaacacactcttaaaaaataataatgtaattgtAAGTTTTTAAACTATTAACTAGTATGAAATAAGTGTTGATATTACACTTtaagtattataaaaattaataaatttattatagatgatgatgtattattttatattataattgaatatattatttatttaagtataaaaactaatttattgtgtaatttatcatttaaaattctactataatttatctaattttttaatataattttataatattaataagaatTAATAGAGTcttaatgattattttagtgggtaagaatttattttaaaatctttagaAACTTTTGTTCAGAAATTTTAAAATcgttaatcatttttttaagtaatgacGTGATAGGTGGAGTAGCACATCATCACCTTATCACAGAAACCTCATTGTCATATCATCACCTTCAATGGAATGACAATGACGTGTCAATGGGTGCGATGGTGTGACAGACGATTAACgacagataataaaataaaagtgaaaatttattttggtaaatatttgacaaaaaaaggatttttaggTATTAATATGAAAGCgacttatttttcaagtatgaaaaacttatttaaatcatatataattagtGTTTTACGGTCTATGATCAATGTACATATGTAACATGTCATGTCTTCCACTCTTTCCTTTACTATTCTCTCGACCCAAAATATCTATCTTAGCATTTGATCTTGTTCTCTTTTAGCTTTGTTTAGCTATTAAATCTACGCatcttaattcttttattttacctttaatactattttattaatcTAGTTTAGTTGATTAAACATGATAAATTGACAAGaaagttattgtaaatttcaaatagtgttttttttattcttaccaataaaaatatcttattaatttaatgtatttcttattttgaatgagaaattatcttaacaaaaataaatagaataaattttcttaagtctatataaaattaaattacatatatgttcatcaatttattttaatttatttttagtttttttccacaagtttacaaatatttgatcaaataaaagtatttcagaaacgattttttcttatttacttataagatttacttttaaatataacttaaatttaatattatcatttttatttttattttcaataaaataataaaatttatcatttatcattttatctaaaattaaattatttattttgataaaactccTCCTTATCGtttgttaactaaaaaattatttttcaaattggcGTTCATACCtgaaaaaataaactatttttagaTTACtacctaaaaatttattttgtcaaataactacatgaagaatttttgttttaacttgTTATTTGTCGTTAATCTCTCATTCCGTTAAGTGATGAAGTAACAGATGGAGTGTCACGTCATCACTGATACATCATTGCCACGTATTGAAGGTGATTACGTGACAATGAGATCTATATGTCACGTTATCACTTAACGAAGGCGACTAACCATAGATAATAGACTGAAACTAAAAGATGAGGTACTtggttaaaaaatgaaaatattcatcttccctaaaaaaaatatttctatccaGTAGGGTCTAGTTATAGCAAAATCAAATTTGGCCGTAAGTgaactttatttacaaaatgcATTTAGTTGAAGGAGTTTTCTTTTCAAGtctaaaaatatgattatgagGAATCATGAATATTAGAAATTAGaagtgttttaaatttaatttaaatttgattatattatattttaaaattagatttaaaatttatttcaaacgcattttttattttgatttgtttcattttagtttttcgtCACATTTTTTCACAACCTATCTTATGAATATGCATAGCCATACTATTGTGTATATTCATTCATCTTTTTCTTGCCTAACAACTGGGATTATATATGCTATCCCAACCATTTTACATCCTAACATTCCTTGCCTAACAACTCATTCACAATCTATAATATCATAAGTTGCAGGGCGCCAGTTAGCTAGGATTTCCTTATGAGAAAGCCCTATCGGCTATGTCAactcaactaaaaaaaaattacattagagaAGATCTATCACAATTGGCAGAGGCCCATCCAATCTGATGTTTCTCGTTGTCATAAATCACTAACTTATCTTGAAAAGAGATATCTGTCAAGagcaaaataaaatgtattacaatcaaattatcaaattaaaaaagaaaaaaaaaagatttcctCATGTTTTATTGGTATCTGAAATTTTTCTCACCTCCAATTATATTAGTATTTCCTAGTCCAATTTCAGTGCCATCTAGAATCCCCAAGCAGACTTTGCCATGTTTCTGGAAAAGGGCAGCAGGTTAGACAATAGACACATAATTTCTTTTGTTCCTTACATTTAAGACAATTGATCATAGTCTTAAAAGGTGCTCACAGTGACAATTAGATAAGATTCTGGTTGTAGTTGCAGCAGGGAATTCTTTGATTTTGTGAACCTCAGTGCTATTGGCTTAAAATTGCTAGTGACATCATGTAGAGATTTGAAAGTCTTCGTATCCTTCCAACAAATTGGCAGCGATGAAATTATATGTGCGTTAGCCTCGCATGGACATGCAAGTATGTGCCTAGAGGTTTTCTCTGATATGCAGAGGTATAATATTAAACCCAATCCAACTACATTTATAGGAGTCCTTAGTGCTTGTTGCCATGCTGGGTTGGTGGAGCCTGGGCAAAGAATATTTAGAATCATATAGAGTGCATATAATGTCAAACCAGATATCAAGCATTATGGTTGTATGGTTGATCTTTTGGGCAGAGCTGGGCTATTAGAAGAAGCTGAGGAAATGATTAGGAACATGCCAATGAAGGCTGACTTTGTGATATGGGGAACTTTATCAGCAGCATGTAGAACTCATGGAAATGTCAATATAGGAGAGAGGACTGCAGAGGGTTTGGCAGGGTTGGCACCATCGCATGGTGGTGGTAAAGTTATCCTATCAAACATATACGCAGATGCAGGAAGGTGGGAGGATGTATCAATAGTTAGAAGAGTCATGCAGAATCAGATAATGGAGAGAATGCCTGGGTGCAGTGGTGTTGTAAGGTAGCTAAAGGAGTTTCAATTCGCTTAGATTATTTCgctaattttttaaagatgaaGATGCTGATCTTTCATACGAAATGTTTTTTGAGAATCATCTTGCATTCAGATTTGGTAAATTATTCAGAAATACTCTTTACTAGTTGTGCTTTAAACATACTATTACTTATCAGTTATCATTTATATGAGCTTTGCAATAATTTGTTTGAAACTGCATAGTGGAAATAAGGGAGTACCTGTTCTTATCTGCTAGTCCAAATATAAAATGGTCAAGGTTGCTGATATAAAATGAGGAGGATCCTGATCCAATTTCATTCGTTAGATATGGGTAACTAATAGAAATGTTATTAACGGTCAAGGATATCTTCAATTGCTATGCAATACATAGGTCCTGTAATGTATGATTTACATTTAATATATCTGTTAAGATCATAGGTAGAGTATATGAATGCTGACcgtttagtaatttttttgtttcttttgataTGTTGAGAAGCTATGGAGTTTAGATAGATGTATGTGAAACATAATTTGTCGATTTGTCTAGTGTGTAAAACTAACCTTGGACATTGGTTGACTTCCACGAGCTTACGAGATCCCTTTAGATCATGAAGTAATCGTTTCTTGCTGTTTGCACAAGTCTTCAGTATATGTTtgtttttaagatattattaaTCAGACTAGTATAATCTACCTTCAACGCGCAAGCTCAAATTTGAAGGGATAGATCTGAATAAATTTACCATTGACATTTCAAGTTTCTGCCCTGCATATCTGGTACATATAGTagtttgtattaaaatttaCATACTGTACACGTGGCAATTTGCAGCGGCACTTAAAAGGTTAGTTACACTTACACCCTCTTAGATATGATTAAAAAGTTCAGAGATGAGTAAGGCAGTAAGTATGAAACAAACTGTTGTACAAAAGTTGTCGAGGACTTGCAAGCTTTAGCTTGAAGGCTTGGTAGTTTTATTTTGTGCTgaaatttaacttaattagGAAGAATGTGAATCTGGACGCAGTGTACCTTATTCATTAGAGCTTGTCTTGTTAGCATGTGTATGAAATTGAAGATAAAGaataactttgttttttttacagtaaTTCGACCCAATTTGAGTTAGATTGTCTCTAATGGAtgtcatttgtaaaaaaataataataattagaaatcgtaGTTAAAGtatattaacaatatttttcaataaaaacttcATATTTTTCACTCCTTAGTCAATACCTTAAGCATTTTCCAATTGAGTTTAAGGGATCGGTACAACAATTGTGGAGATGAGATTAATCTCTTCTACATTGTCTATGTTTTGGAGGCACTTCTAatagttttcttttctaatgTTTAAACTTTTACTTTATCCAAAAAAGTAAGATTTGGTACTTGTTTGGATTAGTTTACTTAAAAGAATAACTTTCTTTTACATTATTAGAAAACAAACTAACAAGgtaattgcttttttttttatatataaaaaaactgtaAACAAAACATGCATTTGGTCACAAGCATCTAACCAATATTGATACTcataaatttaatgaatttaataatgattaaacttatttaacattaataaaatacttGTCCAAACTGTCAAATTTGATGTTgtaaagtttttcttttgtaatatgGTTGAGAAGTGACAGTCGTGGCATTTGTAGTTCTTGACGTGAGCTTCATTAACACGATAGAATGCCCCCCTCCCTCTGTTTCTCCAATTGCACATGCATCGGCTACGATAAAGATAAAGTACGTTACTTTCTTTTCGCCCCTTGTTTTTGACTTCGCTGCTACAGCGATTATTCAGTGCCACCCATTTTTAGTACGTTTTAAGGAAGAAAGCAACGTTGGTTTGATGGCAAAAGAAATTAGTCTAAATACGGATGGCTATCAGAAAATtgctatttatatttatagaaatttCCGTGAACTATTATATACTACGTACATTTTTAGATTAGagaatatattatcatttaaataaaaagtatatatacaaaagtagtataaatttttaaacGTGCAAATATTATTCATGGATGGTTAAACTATGGTAACTTAGTCTACTGTTTTTAAGTGTTTAGAGTTATGCtgttctatatttttaattcattcactGTATAATATGTAAGTAAAAAATTTtactcaacttttttttaagctAGCGTACACGCAGCCTTACAAGTTACAATCATTTTACGAGAGTCACCTTAccacacatttttttatgagcTGGCTTGTATCCACAATTGACAGCAACAAACTATTCTTTCAAAAAGTACTAAGATTTATGGGCCTCAAGATCAATCATTATTAATATCTGTCAATATGTATCATTTAAAATGCAAACAAGTTATAAATCAATTACGTGATAAACTATAGTACTAGAACCAACGCCCCCCGGTTTCCTCCCCTGGCAGGTTGCAAAAGCCAACAGAAGTAATAGATACAAGTGATAATTAACCCAAATTGAATTGAATGTATGAGTATGAaggaatttttttacataatacacCACTGCAAAAATAGTTTTTAcatatactcttttttttttaatgtatgagAATTAAATCcgatataaaaattttataaaactcatacatattctttctcaatcaaataaattaaattccttaaataaaatcctttatATATTATGATCCAAGTACACACAATCTCAACAGATCATCCTCCTATGAAAAATAGTATAACACAAACAAGTTTCCATGAGCTAAATTCATTCTTGCtggttcaattaattaatttacaaaggACCCCACCACGCTAATATACTATTACCATTAATCCCACTGTACACGCACCCACTTAAACCCAACCAACCAGTAATCACAATTAATTCCAATTAATCCGTTCAAATTTTCGTTCGTTATTCTTCTACCTTTCTATGTCAAGAGGCAAAAAGTTTTTGCCAACACGAATAAAACTCGTGGGGTTGCCAAGTATGCTTCTCTTTTGCGACTCAACATCGTCACTAATTTCCTCGTCCCTCAACGCAACATAGTCAACTTTTTCACCGTAAAACTTAACCAAACCCAAATAACAAGCAACACCAAAAACGGTGACACCAATGATGAACCAGCTGAAGAGAATGTTAACCAGCGATATGGCGCGGTGGAGAGAATCATGGTCGGAGCATCTAACAACTTGGTGGCCTTCTTCTTCGTTGATGAAGCAGCCTTTAGGGATAAGCCCCGGCGTCCAAAGCATGTACCCCATAAGCACAAGCCATAAACCCTGAAAGAAAATGCTTAGAGAACGAACGAAGCTAACTAAGAAGCTTTTGGGGAAGGGGATTCCCAAGAGGGTAGTTGAGAGGGAGATTAAGATAAGGAGCTGAAGTAGCAAGTGGTACTGTCCTTCGGGGCCGTGGTGGTCGGCCGAGTGGAGGTGGAAGAGGAGGAGTTGCTGGGCGAAGGCGATGGAGCCGAGGAGTTGTGTTAGGGCACGTTTGGCGGGGGAGGGGAGGCGGTCGAGGACGAGGGCGAAGGCGGCGTAGAGGAGGAAGGCGAGGGAGATGGAAGAGTGTTCGAAGTTGTGGAGGTGGTTGGAGGGGATGGTGAGGTCAGGGTCCAAGGGCTGGTGGCGGTTGGGGCCGATGAAGAGTTCCATGGAGATGGAGGCTGCTGAGCCTAACATGATGAGGAGGAGCTCCAGGTACTTGTGTTTGGAGGTTGGGAACCATGGTGGTGATGTGTAGGAGGTTGGGTTTAGGGCATGGAGCTTTATGTGGTTGAAGAGGTGCCATAGCCCTATTAGCATGAAACCCATGCCTGGAGCTACGTGTCCTACTAGAGTGCCCATAATTGATTTGGAGGGAATAATTGTGTGTGAATGAGTTAATTGATGTTTGGTGATGTTGGCATTGAGAGAGGGAAGGGTGGGGGAAATTTATATTACTTGGGCTTTTAGTTTTAGGTCTAGAGGGTTCTATGgaagaagtgaattttgaagGATTTGAAGTCCAAGATGGGTGCCTTGGGGAATAAGGGtgtttaatttgtttcatattatgaccatttgaatatgaATCATGAGATGACGAGTGGGATGAGGTAGAGCTGACTTTCTAGATGACTAAATAACAAAACGGCAGGAGGAGTAGGAAGACTACTACTACGCTTGGCAGCTCTTGTGTTGTGCTTATCCATttaatattcattaaaaaagttatctgtgcatataatataaatgaagggatcaaaaagcaaaaagtagtacacaaaaataaaaattaagtaaaagtaGTAAATTGCATAAACGTGTTAAATGTTGTatttattaagtaaaataatttatatactacctctttttcatgattattaatatttaaagttaatacatatagattaaaaaattatgcacAGCTTTATTACCCAAACCATGTTTATTTGATATGGGTGATTCATTTTACTCAACTTTTTTCTATATCACCTTTACGcccattaaaaatttaatgaccAACTCAAATAAACCTAAATAACACTAAATGTTAGTGCATAATAACCACTAGGAGTGGTGGGGTTAATTTGAACAATAAGCATCAGTTCATAAGTTTTAATTTCAGTGAtttatacacacacaaaaagacTGATAAAATGTttggtttgaaaataaaaaatcataataaacacaaaattatgataaaattatcacaaaagcaactatttattatttaaaaaattatgacaagtTCAACACACCTTGTTACCAAACACATGCACTTGCACTTGCACATTTGCACGTTTGCACGTCCTCATCTCATCTCTACACCTTGAATGACTAAGGTAATAGCTTTTTGGAACACATATATAGCCATCTCATCAatccaattttctttaatttgagaCCTTGATGAGGACCTTGTATCCTAGTCTCTTGAATCAAAGACGGAGGCGGCGATTATTGTGTTTGAATCTCTAGAAAAGGATATTGAGAGGTGATTGATGATTGTGCTGTGGTGGTTATTGTTTAAAAGTCAACTATTTTATCAAGCTAACCTTTTTAAGTGCTATTTCATATCTTTCCTCTTATTCATCCATCTCGCTTTCATCTATGTATTAAGGTTATCACACACTAACATTTGCATAAGTGTATGTTAACCGTTTAACAAGTGTATTAAAATCTCTAAGTAGTAAAGACTCGAAAGTTTGAGTGTCAATTTTCACATGAACTTTGTTATATACTTGTgttggataatttttaatttataaaaatagaagatgagCTGAGGTATAAAAGATGAGTGTAAAAGAacaagatataaaataataacttttaatagaAGACAAATGAAATAATAGGGAATTCAATGAGATAAGAATGTTAGGACCTAACATGTCTTATTTGTCtaagatatattattttatatttttttctatcaattaGGTGAATTTTCCCTTCCTACATCTATTAGgatacttgcccctgatgtctcatgatgacaaacatattttacctatctatctttcaaatgtctttgcaaagactcaatagaAAAAATGCATGAAGTCCTAATTCTAGATGCTTGCTTTGATGCATGaacataatgcaatcactctatgtctagcaataattatattaagataTCTCTTctttttagttctattagaaattaccctcTATCGAACGACTAATCCCTAAAATTGATGCATGTGAGACCTTCCTTgtatttctattaaggattaccctctatcgagcatctaacccctaaagatgatgcaaagatgaatgatacatgaaattaaagtaagaaaggataataggaaataaaatacttgtttgCATTAATAGATATGAAGAatacaatacatcttttggctttttaggctTGTCAGACCCTAACTAATGGTTTAGTTTCTCATGGTCATAAAGGGTCTTACACTGGAAAAGGGTTATAGAAACTGATGGAGGATAAGGGATGGAAAaagggaataaaaaataatggaagagaagaaagaattttCTAAGGAAAAGTTCTCAAGCTTTATGAGTATATTAGAGTGCTCTGAGACTCAGTGTGTCTTTTTTCCTTGGTTTGACTCCTTTTTTATAGTTGCTGGAGTAGACTTGGGTCTGCGTACTCGCGCTAAGCCTGCACTGCTCTCTTAGCGCATAATTCCTGTATTTGCGTTAAGTCTGcgttgctcgcttagcgcgggtGCTTGtatttgcgcttagcgcacttctTCTTGCTTAGCGCTAGTGCGTGTTTTCGCTCTAAGCGCGCGTTGAGCGCTGAACGTGTCTTGGGTTGAGTCTGATGCCAAAATCTTCcttcttcatattttttatattttcgacatcttttttgcttttaatattttcttttcatatctgcaagccataaatagaaaaaacatcaatttttaaccattaaacataaataactgctaaataaatatttttaaggttaatttcattataaaaaataactcatatttaacaGTTATGAGTGTACAGAACTTGTAATTCCAACCTACTTACTTAGAGAGGATGCTAGCTAACTCATCTATATCTCCAAATTTGCATCAAGGTTATGATGAGTACTCCACTAACTCTAGGATggtgtaatattaatatatattgcataaattaaataaaaataacaacattaaaaatgcTTGAAATTTTGCATGTTACGATCAAACTAACTCAAATAATAATGATACAGTACTTTTCAACTATCGTCATTGATTTTGCTTGCTCTATAAATATCGATAactgtgaaatttgaatttaattgatagttaattttgattatgtcatgattaaaatttctttactttactattgtttttaaggaaataatgaggattttaatatcattttaatttttgtttagtaGGATTTAAAGGAAGAAAATTACATGTGCTTTTGagggaaaattgatgcaaaaacgtGAAGAAAAAACCTTcaagaaaaagttgaagattGGGGTAACTCACTTAGCACACAAGACAGACCCAACACATCAACTCGCTTAGCGGCCAGCACAAGCTTAGCGCGAATCCCGTGCTAAGTGCGTGATCATTGTCATACCCACTAAGCCTAGAAGGGCGCACTTAGCGCGAGGTCGCGTGAATTTCAAACTACCTTAAGCCTATaataaaaggagtaggaagcaaAGGAGAGAGACACACCGAGACTCAAAGCTCTCTAATAGCCTAAGTATCTCAAATAGGAAAAACCCACTTTCTATATCCATTATCCCCTTCTCCTCCTCTATCcatccctcttcttcttctattcCCATCAACTTCTAaagtgtaaagtctctcatgaTTATGAGAGTCTAAACCCCCATTGTTGGGAGTCAAGCGATCAaactcttgtaatgtaattctttcatactatctatttaatgcaagtctgatttttactattattttttatactttattgtTGCTGATTGTGGTCTGATTACCCATACTTATGCATTGTTTAGG of the Glycine max cultivar Williams 82 chromosome 13, Glycine_max_v4.0, whole genome shotgun sequence genome contains:
- the LOC100811854 gene encoding transmembrane protein 45A; protein product: MGTLVGHVAPGMGFMLIGLWHLFNHIKLHALNPTSYTSPPWFPTSKHKYLELLLIMLGSAASISMELFIGPNRHQPLDPDLTIPSNHLHNFEHSSISLAFLLYAAFALVLDRLPSPAKRALTQLLGSIAFAQQLLLFHLHSADHHGPEGQYHLLLQLLILISLSTTLLGIPFPKSFLVSFVRSLSIFFQGLWLVLMGYMLWTPGLIPKGCFINEEEGHQVVRCSDHDSLHRAISLVNILFSWFIIGVTVFGVACYLGLVKFYGEKVDYVALRDEEISDDVESQKRSILGNPTSFIRVGKNFLPLDIER